In Helianthus annuus cultivar XRQ/B chromosome 3, HanXRQr2.0-SUNRISE, whole genome shotgun sequence, a single window of DNA contains:
- the LOC110931362 gene encoding uncharacterized protein LOC110931362: MMLSERQQGGLPSNTEPNPNATAKAIMLRSGKTAQAIPPAVLEKPVDDDEVDEEIEVESPGEVQQRQVPASTARPKEPVREYVPPIPYPGRLKKQKMEEHYGKFLELFKQLHINLPFVEALAQMPKYAKFLKDILSNKKKLEELSQVTLNEECLAVHQNKLPKKMNDRGNFTIPCLIGSLSICNALADLGASINLIPYAVFAKLDLGEPKPTRMSIQIADRSVKYPRGIVENMLVKIDKFVFPIDFVILDMDEDKNVPLILGRPFLATARALIDVCTGRLTLRVDDEEVTFDIGKSMQHSQSQDDTLYFIETIDTYVSDHLHATFEEDVMDTQLLGGEIFGSPSVDRMIKEVTCLIGHASPPCPRYLRL; encoded by the coding sequence ATGATGTTGTCTGAGAGACAACAGGGGGGCCTTCCGAGCAATACAGAGCCCAATCCAAATGCTACTGCAAAGGCCATCATGTTGAGAAGTGGCAAGACCGCTCAAGCCATCCCTCCGGCTGTTCTAGAAAAGCCAGTCGATGACGATGAGGTTGATGAGGAGATTGAGGTTGAGTCTCCGGGTGAGGTGCAACAGAGGCAagtcccagcaagtaccgcacgacCCAAGGAGCCAGTGAGAGAGTACGTCCCTCCCATTCCATATCCGGGGAGGTTgaagaagcagaaaatggaagaACACTATGGTAAATTCCTCGAGCTTTTTAAGCAACTTCATATAAATTTACCATTTGTCGAGGCACTTGCTCAAATGCCTAAGTATGCTAAGTTTCTGAAGGATATCCTATCCAACAAAAAGAAACTTGAGGAGCTTTCGCAGGTGACCTTAAATGAAGAGTGTTTAGCAGTTCatcagaacaaactaccgaagaAGATGAATGATCGTGGGAATTTCACTATCCCGTGTTTGATTGGTAGTTTGTCGATCTGCAATGCATTAGCTGATCTTGGAGCTAGCATAAACCTCATACCATATGCGGTTTTTGCTAAGCTAGACTTGGGCGAGCCCAAGCCGACTCGTATGAGCATTCAGATAGCCGACCGTTCAGTGAAGTACCCTCGAGGCATAGTTGAGAATATGCTGGTGAAAATCGATAAGTTTGTCTTTCCTATCGATTTCGTGATTCTAGACATGGATGAGGATAAAAACGTTCCACTTATCTTAGGTCGCCCATTCCTAGCCACTGCGAGAGCCTTGATTGATGTCTGCACTGGTAGACTTACTCTTAGGGTTGATGATGAGGAGGTTACCTTTGATATAGGGAAATCCATGCAACACTCACAGAGTCAGGATGATACACTCTACTTCATTGAGACTATCGATACTTATGTGAGTGATCATCTTCATGCTACATTCGAGGAGGATGTTATGGACACACAGCTGCTAGGAGGGGAGATTTTTGGTTCGCCTAGTGTGGACCGAATGATTAAGGAGGTGACCTGTCTGATAGGTCACGCATCTCCCCCGTGTCCAAGGTATTTGAGGTTATGA
- the LOC110931363 gene encoding uncharacterized protein LOC110931363, giving the protein MENYDKMIYGKPSDYVTWEPSKFKNDQPTDFKKTMNFVKNENENCSNESADKSEHVNETETKTETETETKTEPVKTSIEEIEESSLNSDSVNNTNCSSSCAESVRTEEKSKEDDESHQCVANNVISDKNDLYAWNYVFLGLLRLRVFPLKTKTDESGAVILDYGCDKNGYVENVEDVLTGEPDVSTDELESSISSDSQINSDDSGKCSGTPETSETPNKDEKLDVFYYDNEEIVEQWSSDEPDNQTEDSGTSDNEHKSSKDSDCDEQSESSSIATKESQTVLDIDCSSSDKPESSNVKDSEVDKAEEDISIESNSVEVHGTRRL; this is encoded by the coding sequence ATGGAGAACTATGATAAAATGATTTATGGTAAACCTAGTGATTATGTTACATGGGAACCGTCAAAATTTAAAAATGACCAGCCAACTGATTTCAAGAAAACAATGAATTTTGTcaagaatgaaaatgaaaattgtTCAAATGAATCAGCAGATAAATCCGAACACGTAAATGAAACAGAAACAAAAACTGAAACTGAAACTGAAACAAAAACAGAACCAGTTAAAACATCCATAGAGGAGATAGAGGAAAGTTCACTAAATTCTGATTCTGTTAACAACACTAACTGTTCTAGTTCATGTGCAGAGTCAGTAAGAACAGAAGAGAAGTCTAAAGAGGATGATGAATCACATCAATGTGTTGCTAATAATGTTATTTCTGATAAAAATGACCTTTATGCTTGGAACTATGTTTTTCTTGGTTTACTGAGACTTAGGGTGTTCCCACTAAAAACTAAAACTGATGAATCTGGTGCTGTTATTTTAGACTATGGTTGTGATAAAAATGGTTATGTTGAAAATGTGGAAGATGTCTTGACAGGAGAGCCTGATGTGTCGACTGATGAACTAGAGTCATCTATTTCAAGTGATTCACAAATCAATTCTGATGATTCGGGCAAGTGTTCTGGTACGCCTGAAACATCAGAAACTCCAAATAAAGATGAAAAACTTGATGTTTTTTATTAtgataatgaagaaattgttgaacAGTGGTCATCTGACGAGCCTGACAATCAAACAGAAGATTCAGGAACATCAGATAATGAGCATAAATCTTCCAAAGATTCAGATTGTGATGAACAATCAGAATCCAGCAGCATTGCGACAAAAGAAAGTCAAACTGTCTTAGACATAGACTGCTCATCATCTGACAAACCAGAATCATCTAATGTCAAGGACTCAGAGGTTGATAAAGCTGAAGAAGATATATCCATAGAGTCCAATTCTGTAGAAGTTCATGGAACACGGAGACTATAG